CTATTATCCACAATGTTACTTACCTTTTACTCCAAATGAAATGTTCTCTTTGTTTACCTGTGGCCAGGTGTGGAGAGGGGGCGTGGCCTGAAGCAGGAGAAAATACaaggggaggagtggagcagcTGTGGGGGCGTGGCCAGGGAAACAACCTTCAATGATCTGGAGGAGGCAGTGGCCACCAGCCCTAGGAGAACCTCTGAGGTAGGTAGGGGACTGACTAAACACATGGAGGCTGAGGCCACCAGCCCTAGGAGAATCTCTGAGGTAGGTAGGGGACTGACTAAACACATGGAGGCTGAGGCCACCAGCCCTAGGAGAATCTCTGAGGTAGGTAGGGGACTGACTAAACACATGGACGCTGAGGCCACCAGCCCTAGGAGAATCTCTGAGGGAGCTAGGGGACTGACTAAACACATGGACGCTGAGGCCACCAGCCCTAGGAGAATCTCTGAGGTAGGTAGGGGACTGACTAAACACATGGAGGCCACCAGCTCTAGGAGAACCTCTTGTATCTAGGGGACTGACTAAACACATGGAGGCCACCAGCTCTAGGAGAACCTCTTGTATCTAGGGGACTAAACACCTTGGAAGAGTGGAGGGTGCAGTGTTACAAAATGCTCAGTTAGAAATATATTTTAAAGAACATATTAGAATTGTGAGGAAGAATTGGGCAGCCTTTTTCAAACCTCTCCTCATATTTGAACTGTTACAGAACtaaaacacctgattcaacttgtcaacgaATCATCAAGCCTTTCACTACTCTAATCAGGTATGCAAGTTCAGGGCTATGACAAAGTTGTGAGATGTctgggggtccctgaggagagttCTGAATAGAgaaccatcatgtcagctctattCAATCACTGTCAGTTTATCCATCATTTAGTCAGAATCATTTGTTCTTCCAGTCCACAGAGGTCGGAGGTCAGAAGCTGGACAGTCTGCTGAAAGAGGAGGCTCTCCACAACACTGAGCTACAGGAGAGATGGGAGTTCTGCCTGGATGGTGAGTCAGGAGTTTACAACAAACATAACAGACAATAGCCAACCTTAATGATGATGAGAATGATAAGGAGAGTAACTTATAGTAAGTATGCTGTGTCATTTCAAATGAATTCATTGTTATACATGTAAAGTCAACTTGAAACTGTAAGTAGACATTTAACATTACAGTTACTCTACTACCGTTTCTAGTAATTCTAATGTCTTAAATATTAATGCTTCTAATGCCTCATGTCCCCTGTGTTTTCAGGGGCCGATGGTTCAGACGTCTCGGGGCCCAGTAAGAGTTTTATTCAGCAGGATCTACAGCGGTGCCAGGATGACTGGGCTTCTGGTCTAGACCAGCATCCTGAACCACCGGGCCCCGAGGGAGAGCCAGAGGACCCCACCGACCCTCTCTACCGCCCTCGTTACAGCATGGAGGACCTTGGGGGCGCCTTTGAAAAGTCTGGTTACAGCGGTGATGGTGGGAGCGACCATCTTCTAGACATGGAAGGGCTGGATAGGCTTCCTGGTTCTCCTTCTCGTCTGGGGGCGCTGAGCTACGGAGCTGTGGGTCACTACCAAGTGAACCTGGGGAGATCTGAGGGGGGAGACCATCACCATCGCTCCCACATGCCTCGCCCCCATCAGAGCCGGAGGGAGCAGGTGGGGTCGCCAACGCCATCCCCCCACCCGGAGGTGGGAGACCGGAACTGCCTATTGATAAACGAGGAGGGGTACCTGCAGGACTCCAGTGTCTTGTACCCAGAACACGGTGTCCCAGAGTCAGGTAGCAGAGCCGGCCACAGGGGGCTAACCTCCATCCACTCTGGAAGCTCagcccacaacaacaacacagagagccTGTATGATGCCGCTGACGACTTTGGACTCTCTCTAAACCTCAGAGATCGTTCACAAGAGCAGGtaacaggaggaggggggaggcgtCATGCCTGCAATCAATGTACAATGACCTTCCCAGACTTTGGTTCCCTCAAGGCCCATAAGCAGACACACAAAACTGGTAGAGAGTCAGGGTCTGGGCCTCCGTACTCCTGCACCCAGTGTGGTAAGACCTTCACTCAGGCCTGCAACCTCAAGGTCCACCAGCGGGTCCACCAGGCAGAGGGACTCCACCTCTGCAGCCACTGCGGCAAGGGCTTCACCTCCTTCTCCGACCTGAAGAGGCATAAGTGCAGCCAGACCACAGACAAGCCCTACTGCTGCTCCATCTGTGGGAACAAATTCAGTCGGCTCTGGAACCTCAAGCTGCATCAGCGCATTCACACGCAGGAGAAACCCCACCGCTGCACTATGTGTGACAAGAGCTTCACACGCGCAGACATTTTGAAAGTGCACCTGCGCATCCACACTGGGGAGAGACCTTACTGCTGCGCTGTGTGTGGACTCCGCTTCAAACGACTGGACCATCTGAAGTTGCACCAGCGCAAACACAGGCCAGATCTCCTGAACTGAATAAAAAAacagttacatttttgttcaTATCTTTAGCatatgcttttatccaaagcgacttacttTTAGTGCATTCAACTTAGTTGGTTCGTTATTATTTTATTTGACATTGAGAAAAAATGTTTTTTGATCAATTGTTTATTAATAAGGACATTGAAAATATGAGCTGTTGGAAATATAACCATGTATTGAATAAGAATGTATGCCTTAAATGATACATTGTCTGTGAATTGTCTGTCATAATGACCATGCCAACCTACCAAACATTAGAATAATACTGCTTTCATGAAgtctgcagtggtgtaaagtacttaaggaaaaatattttaaagtactacttaagtagttttttggtgtatctgtactttactatttatgttTTTTACAACTTctccttttacttcactacattcttaaagaaaataatgtactttttactctatacattttccctgacacccaaaagtacttgttacattttgacaggaaaatggtccaattcacgcacttatcaagagaacatccttggtcatccctactgcctctgatccgacggactcactaaacacacatgctttgtttgtaaattcatggcagagtgttgtagtgtgcccctggctatccgtaaaaataaaaaataaaaattaaattctgctgtctggtttgcaaaatataaggaattttaaattattcatactttcacttttgatacttaattacatttgagcaattccatttacttttaatacttaagtatatttaaaaccaaatactcttagacttttactcaaatagtattttactgggtgactttcagttttacttgagtcattttatattaaggtatctttactttacctCAAGTATGActtttgagtactttttccaccactgcaagtCGGAAACTGGGAACCTCAGAGTTCAAATTAAGTTATTTGCATAGAGCTTCCAATTGGTTGATTTTGATACTTTCCAAGTGGGAAACTTGGGTATCATCTTTCTACAACGATTTCCAAGTTGTACATTTTTGAGTTTGTTAGTTCCAACATGTCATGAATGCAGCATATGCCTCATGTCTTCTGTTCATCAAGCTTGCTTTCTACCACAGTCACTACCCATACTGTAACCATGCATTTTCTTCCTGTACATAATACTTTGTTAACTGAATGAATTGAACCTGAATTGCCGTAATTGTCTTTCATGTACAATAAATATTTTGCTTCCCATGTAGTCTGTGAATATATCATTCCTTAAAGACGTGCTACTGACCTTTGACGACTACtaagtattttttaaacctcccgctttgggctggatgtgtcaatctGTAGTTCATAGATGCAAAATCTATGATCGAAATTACTGTCTAACCTCAATTAGAcacaaaatccctagtttgaaggTGACTGttttttctggaagctgtgctgGGCCATTTTCCCTAACATTCTCAACACATGCATAAGCCATATAGCAATTCGAGTTTAGCCAATGAGCTTCAGTCCCCctgccatttgagtgacagctagcaagatgcacacacAGCAAAGCGAGAGATCAATGACATGGTGACAAATCTACACATATGTGATGTAGTACGCAATTATCGGATCCACTTTTGGCTCGTGAGGGCTACTTTCAGAACTTCTTGCTAAAGTGCACAAAGTACCGGAGAATCCCTTTAATTCCATTGGTAAATATGTTTTTAACTATTTGTATAGCTTACAACTATATTTTCATCATAGATAGACGAAGTGGAGTAATTATCGAAGTAATTCTCTACCCCACAAATATGTAAAATTTCGTCGCAAAAAGGTTTCACTTGTTCTATTAACGCGTTTCATAAAACGTTCCCTTACCATGCGGACGTTGATCACGCAGGGCCACCGTACAGCAGAAGGATGACGTGCGATTGAAAACAATCGAATTTCCGGAATCCATCGTCGATTAGCATGTTTTTTTTCGTTTTCTTCAATTTAAACAAAAATCTGGAGACAACTACCCCATGTTCATGAAGTGCTGTCAGCCTTTTGGTAATAACGTTTTTAATCAATAGTACTGTATGTTGCAAAATATTCCATTGTTGACTTGTAACAAGGCTTGTACCAGtatcatgttagctagctattttTTTAGCAAGCCTGATACGACCCCATTTTTGTCTGATACCTTGTTTGTTACCTAGTCGAATTTTGCGATGTGACCGTTTTATTGAACCTATGTTGCACTCTTCTGCGCTGGACGGTCTTCGCCACTTGGTTGTTAGCGAGCTGGAGGAGCTGTCACTCTTATTGGTCAGAGAAACAGATACGCGATGTGTCAGTGATAGACATGGCATATTTCTACCCACTTATTCTGAATAACAGGGCTTTCTGAAGAGATTCACTttaggatcacacacacacacacacacagtcctgacTTGCTCCCACAAGCACAGATGTTTGGTGCAGATCCCACTGTGAATTGATCTGTGAAAAAGACACACAAGCAGTATGTCGGAGAACCTCGTCCTCACCTTCCAGACCCAGCTCTCGGGAGTCATGGAGACGGTCCTAAAGTCAGCCATGTATGAGATCACCAGACTGGTGGAGGATGGCTTCCTGGAGGAGGTAAGACGTGGTCAACAGGAAGTGACACGGAGCCACCAGGAAGTGGAGTCTCTGCGGATCTTGCTGCAGCGGGCAGAGAGTCAGCTGAAGGATGTCAGTCAGAGGGCCAGGTGTGGAGACTGTGGCAGGACAGATGTCTACAACGAGGAAACAGACGACAGACCTCCAGGAATACAGGACAGTAAGTGGGGGCTTCCTTTGAGTCACAAAATACTTTTAGGTATAACCAAGGGGTAAATGGTGAATGTGTAGGTATTGCAACTGTTTCCAAAATGGGTTGTTTCTCCCTATGACAGTTCCTAAATAGCTATGCTCATCTACCACTGTTCTTTCCCAGCCTAAGGTTGGTTcccacaaccacaatataaccaatTAGCCTATACTTTTCAAGACATACTTTGAGTTCAGGGGGTGTATGTTATGTTGTTGTCTCATTAGTAGTGCTTTCATGAgttgcacaccgtagcaaaacgttttgcacCTGTCTCCCCAGGTGTGCTTCTGCTGAGCGGGTGTGACCTGAAGCTGGAGGAGGAGCCAGAGGTCAGGTGGAGAAGCTGTGGACAGGAAACAGTGGAGTCATCACAGGTAGCAGCTAAACCAACTCCTCCCACTCCTCCAGCTCCCAGTCCTTCGCTGGTAGGCAGTGttaaggaggaggaaggggaggaggacatGGAGCCGTGGAGAATCACGGTGGCCATACAGCCGTCTGCAGCTCACACCTACACAGAGGTGCAGCGGGACTCAGACACACTCGTTCAGAGTACACGGGACTCTATTGGGTTTCCCTCTGCTGACCCAGAGGTCCAACAGGTCACCCAGACACCCAGACTAGCAGGGCCATCTCAGAACCAGAGCAGAGGACCCAGCAATGACAGTGACAGAACGAGGAGTAGAGCCTCACCGGTGTGGATAGGCCATAGAATATTAGACACGGATACTGACGTTCACAGACAAGGTCAGTCGAACCTACGACTGGTAAGAGAGCCTCTGTCGTCCTCTGAATCGGCAGAGGCGAAGCAGCTAGCTAGAGATTTCGCTCCCCCAACCAATCCCAGCACAGCGGGggcctctgtctcctcctcctcatctggcTGTCATGTCTTCAGCTCTCTAAACTACAGGATTCCTTCCAAATATAAGCCCAGCGCTCAAACCCTGCCGCGCATGAGAGTATACAGGGATGCTGCCAAGCGGGGCGGCTACCCAATGTACAACAGGGGGACCGCCCAGGGAGGGCTCACCTCCTCCCAAACACCAACCCAACAAGGGAaccaccagcatcaccaccctgggaGGCTGGCCCTCCGCTGCCCAGTGTGTGGTAAGGTCTTCCCCCATCCCAGTAGCCTTAAGGCCCACCAGCAGACCCACACGGGGGAGAGGCCGTTCATCTGCGCCCTGTGTGGCCGGAGCTTCACTAAGTTAAGCAACCTGAAGGCCCACCGGCGCGTTCACACTGGGGAGAGACCCTACAGCTGCTCGGACTGCGGCAAACGCTTCACACAGAAATGCAACCTTAAGAGGCACCAGAGGATTCACATGGAGAATGATATATGATGTGGgcggggaggagtgtgtgtgtgtgtggggtggagtgtgtgtgtgtggggtggagtGTGGGTGTGGGGAGGAGTGTGGGTgtggggaggagtgtgtgtgtgtgtgtgtggggaggagtgtgtgggtgtggggaggagtgtgtgggtgtgGAGAGGAGTGTGGGTGTGGGGAGGAGTGTGGGTGTGGGGAGGAGTGTGGGGAGAGGAGTGGGTGTGGGGAGGAGTGGGTCGGTGTGGGTGGAGAGGAGTGGGTGTGGGGAGGAGTGTGGGTGTGGGGAGGAGTGTGGGGAGGAGTGGGTCGGTGTGGGTGGAGAGGAGTGGGTGTGGGGAGGAGTGTGCTCCAGGGGTGTTGGTTGTTCATTTGACCCATGTTATTGCATAAATATTATATAGTTTGTTATTCCTTTATATCAATGCTGTTGATATGAAGTTAGACATGATGTAGGATAGATAAGCTGTGTTTTCCCCATGGTATTGTCTACAGTTTTTATAATAATGTATAGTCATTTGCATTTCTATAAGTGAATTGAAGTTTCTCTAGACCTTGTTCTCAGATGAATGTTCTACCATAGATGGCTAGTGTGGTAGCTAATCAACGCTTGTCTTTTAAAATCTGAGCACATGACAATGCTCTATCCATGTTCTTCTGAGTGTCCCACATCAAATGTAGGCCTATACAACATGGAATGGAATATGTATACCCTATAAAATGTaacataaaaaaaatacattggtCAATGAACAGTGGCTGCTGAGTGAATAAGGTCAATATTGTTTGTGAATGGAGATTGTTTTTGTATGAACTAAGTGGAtaaaaaaaatatctttatgaACAAAGATTTTAATGAGAACATACAGCATGGTTGCATCGTGAAATCAACATCAAAGCTGTGCACTGTTCCCATTGGAAGTATAACATACAAGGGATGGATACAATAGTTTTATTTTAGAAGTAAATGGGGTGACTGAAGAAATACTTTTGGTCTAAACTAGATACAGGGCTAGGATTTGTTTGTGGTTTTTAAATCCAAATTAAAGCAGTCAAGCGTGTTATTTTGTGTCCGATTTCTGTCATTTATTTGATTCAGTACTGTGTCGGGTATATTATCTTCCCTGGTGGAGTTATGCTGGTACTACTTTTTCTActtttctggtcaaaagtaggggatagggtgctatttcactgaccaggacccatagggctctggtcaaaagtagtgcactatataggtgatAGGGCACAATTTTGGACTCACAAAAACACATAAACAAGCATTTAAAGAGACTACTACATCTGGTCCTGCAAACAGACCACTCTGGGACAATGCTGATTGTGTAGTTTGTGTCCACAGTATTAAGTTAAAGGTAGGCTCTTTTATTACTACTGGTAAATATAACATTGTTAATACGTTTTCAGTTGTGATGAGAAATGTGCAGTGTAATGTATATCTCTTGGAAAAATAATGTACACGTTCCAAAGCTTAGATGCTGCTAACGCTTGACAGATCTTAAAACGCCTGGAAAGGTATTTAaagtatcagctaaccacatcatacGGTATGTTACAGCAATTTGTCAGTCGACGACACATTCAATGACGTGGCACGCAACTATTGGTTGTTGCGTCGCCTCGCCTTAGCTGTGGAACAGGACCTAAGATTTCTACTTCACTGTATATATAGATATCCTATGAAATTACTAGATGGGCTCTGTCATGATACTGCAAAGTTCCAAACGGGGGCCaaatggcagccatcttggtcagggagaaatccaaaaCCAGTCGAATTGAaatgaatggcagtagaggcatacagtaggtgatgcatttcctgcttttacttcAGCAAGAAAATAAAAGTAAGGCATATCAGAAGTTGTGTAATGGAATTATAGTCAATCTAAAATATTGCAATAtaattataaatacatttaatacaGGTTTAATACCAATTTTATGAATAAATAGCCTCCCAAATATATGTAAACAGACCATACATGTTTTCTTGGAAAGCTGTGAGTGCTATTATATGATACAATAtcagtacttgttgcatttacaacttgTCTAAGTCCTATCATCAACTCATTTCAGCCAGTGTATTGCTGTGGATTGAATGTTGGCATATTGGCAGTTCATTTGAAAAAATGTATTGAATCATTCCTCTAAAACTGGCTGGCTagctgtcctgtaggttttcattttACTTTACTAAAGTAGTACACCTGATTCTATTACTTAGCTGGTTTATAAACTGAACCAGTTTAATTACAACTGGGGTTGAAACGAAAACCTACATG
The genomic region above belongs to Oncorhynchus nerka isolate Pitt River linkage group LG18, Oner_Uvic_2.0, whole genome shotgun sequence and contains:
- the LOC115116406 gene encoding uncharacterized protein LOC115116406, with the translated sequence MMSEAIVTFQSQLSGVMETVFKAAMYEITRLVEDSFLKEVSRSREQVESLKKRLQLSENRRRDGDREVGRTGKCADCGRADEEAEERSSGTSQTGVERGRGLKQEKIQGEEWSSCGGVARETTFNDLEEAVATSPRRTSESTEVGGQKLDSLLKEEALHNTELQERWEFCLDGADGSDVSGPSKSFIQQDLQRCQDDWASGLDQHPEPPGPEGEPEDPTDPLYRPRYSMEDLGGAFEKSGYSGDGGSDHLLDMEGLDRLPGSPSRLGALSYGAVGHYQVNLGRSEGGDHHHRSHMPRPHQSRREQVGSPTPSPHPEVGDRNCLLINEEGYLQDSSVLYPEHGVPESGSRAGHRGLTSIHSGSSAHNNNTESLYDAADDFGLSLNLRDRSQEQVTGGGGRRHACNQCTMTFPDFGSLKAHKQTHKTGRESGSGPPYSCTQCGKTFTQACNLKVHQRVHQAEGLHLCSHCGKGFTSFSDLKRHKCSQTTDKPYCCSICGNKFSRLWNLKLHQRIHTQEKPHRCTMCDKSFTRADILKVHLRIHTGERPYCCAVCGLRFKRLDHLKLHQRKHRPDLLNRHTSSMSENLVLTFQTQLSGVMETVLKSAMYEITRLVEDGFLEEVRRGQQEVTRSHQEVESLRILLQRAESQLKDVSQRARCGDCGRTDVYNEETDDRPPGIQDSVLLLSGCDLKLEEEPEVRWRSCGQETVESSQVAAKPTPPTPPAPSPSLVGSVKEEEGEEDMEPWRITVAIQPSAAHTYTEVQRDSDTLVQSTRDSIGFPSADPEVQQVTQTPRLAGPSQNQSRGPSNDSDRTRSRASPVWIGHRILDTDTDVHRQGQSNLRLVREPLSSSESAEAKQLARDFAPPTNPSTAGASVSSSSSGCHVFSSLNYRIPSKYKPSAQTLPRMRVYRDAAKRGGYPMYNRGTAQGGLTSSQTPTQQGNHQHHHPGRLALRCPVCGKVFPHPSSLKAHQQTHTGERPFICALCGRSFTKLSNLKAHRRVHTGERPYSCSDCGKRFTQKCNLKRHQRIHMENDI